In a single window of the Massilia oculi genome:
- the nusA gene encoding transcription termination factor NusA, translating to MSREILLLVDALAREKNVDKEVVFGALEFALAQATKKRYEGEVDIRVSIDRDTGEFETFRRWHVVPDEAGLQLPDQEILHFEAKEQIPDIEVDEYIEEPIESVEFGRRFAQDTKQVVLQRVRDAEREQILQDFLERGDSLVTGTIKRMERGDAIVESGKIEARLPRDQMIPKENLRIGDRVRAFILRVDRNMRGPQVILSRTAPDFIMKLFELEVPEIEQGLLQIKSAARDAGVRAKIAVFTADKRIDPIGTCVGMRGSRVQAVTGELGGERVDIVLWSDDPAQFVIGALAPANVSSIMVDEEKHAMDVVVDEENLAIAIGRSGQNVRLASELTGWKINIMTAEESANKVAQETAAIRALFMEKLDVDQEVADILVEEGFSSLEEIAYVPISEMLEIESFDEDTVNELRTRARDALVTEAIASEEGLEGMEEALVNLEGMDRTVAGKLGLAGIKTVEAFAALAYDEFGAILALSSDRARDLIKSEFNDVTDDEMKLVDSKYDDRAKALQAKAWSLVETAKA from the coding sequence ATGAGTCGCGAAATTTTATTGCTGGTGGATGCGCTTGCGCGCGAAAAGAACGTCGACAAGGAAGTCGTTTTCGGTGCGCTCGAGTTCGCGCTGGCACAGGCCACGAAGAAGCGCTATGAAGGCGAAGTCGACATTCGCGTGTCGATCGATCGCGACACCGGCGAATTCGAGACTTTCCGCCGCTGGCACGTGGTGCCGGATGAAGCGGGCCTGCAGCTGCCTGACCAGGAAATCCTGCATTTCGAAGCCAAGGAGCAGATCCCTGACATCGAAGTCGACGAGTACATCGAAGAGCCGATCGAATCGGTCGAGTTCGGCCGTCGTTTTGCCCAGGACACCAAGCAGGTCGTGCTGCAGCGCGTGCGCGATGCCGAGCGCGAGCAGATCCTGCAAGACTTCCTGGAGCGCGGCGATTCGCTGGTGACGGGCACCATCAAGCGCATGGAACGCGGCGATGCGATCGTCGAGTCGGGCAAGATCGAGGCGCGCCTGCCGCGCGACCAGATGATCCCGAAAGAAAACCTGCGCATCGGCGACCGCGTGCGCGCCTTCATCCTGCGCGTGGACCGCAATATGCGCGGCCCGCAGGTGATTCTGTCGCGCACTGCGCCAGACTTCATCATGAAGCTGTTCGAGCTGGAAGTGCCAGAGATCGAGCAGGGCCTGCTGCAGATCAAATCGGCGGCCCGTGACGCCGGCGTGCGCGCCAAGATCGCCGTGTTCACGGCCGACAAGCGCATCGACCCGATCGGCACCTGCGTCGGCATGCGCGGTTCGCGCGTGCAGGCCGTGACCGGCGAGCTGGGCGGCGAGCGCGTGGACATCGTGCTGTGGTCGGACGATCCGGCCCAGTTCGTGATCGGCGCCCTGGCTCCCGCGAACGTTTCGTCGATCATGGTTGACGAAGAAAAGCACGCGATGGACGTGGTGGTGGACGAAGAAAACCTGGCCATCGCGATCGGCCGTTCGGGCCAGAACGTGCGACTGGCGTCCGAGCTGACCGGCTGGAAGATCAACATCATGACCGCCGAGGAATCGGCGAACAAGGTGGCGCAAGAAACGGCCGCGATCCGCGCGCTGTTCATGGAAAAACTGGACGTCGACCAGGAAGTGGCCGATATCCTGGTTGAAGAAGGCTTCTCGAGCCTGGAAGAAATCGCATACGTGCCAATTTCCGAGATGCTGGAAATTGAATCGTTCGATGAGGACACCGTCAACGAACTGCGCACCCGCGCCCGTGACGCGCTGGTGACCGAGGCGATCGCTTCCGAGGAAGGTCTCGAAGGCATGGAAGAAGCTCTGGTCAATCTGGAAGGCATGGACCGTACCGTTGCCGGCAAGCTTGGCCTGGCTGGCATCAAGACGGTCGAAGCATTCGCGGCGTTGGCCTATGACGAATTCGGCGCCATCCTGGCGTTGTCGTCGGACCGCGCCCGCGACCTGATCAAGAGTGAATTTAATGATGTGACCGACGACGAGATGAAACTGGTCGACAGCAAGTACGACGACCGGGCGAAAGCACTGCAGGCGAAAGCCTGGAGCCTGGTAGAAACGGCCAAAGCTTGA
- the rimP gene encoding ribosome maturation factor RimP, giving the protein MQQFDLIATTVSGLGYDLVDVERGERGILRVYIDFPAADADEKGPITVEDCAKVSHQLSHVLTVENVDYERLEISSPGLDRPVRTLADFARFAGHECTVKLRVAVPGSANRKTYTGILRGVENDKVGLEFDSKDGPALMEFTLAELDKARLVPQVDFRSRKA; this is encoded by the coding sequence GTGCAGCAGTTTGACTTAATCGCCACGACAGTCAGTGGACTCGGCTATGACCTCGTCGATGTGGAGCGGGGCGAGCGCGGGATCCTGCGTGTATACATCGATTTCCCGGCTGCCGACGCGGACGAAAAGGGCCCGATCACGGTCGAGGATTGCGCCAAGGTGAGCCACCAGCTGTCGCACGTGCTGACCGTGGAAAACGTCGATTACGAACGATTGGAAATTTCGTCGCCGGGCCTCGATCGCCCGGTGCGGACCCTCGCCGATTTCGCGCGCTTCGCCGGCCATGAGTGCACGGTCAAGCTGCGCGTCGCGGTGCCGGGCAGTGCAAACCGGAAAACTTATACCGGCATCCTGCGCGGCGTCGAGAACGACAAGGTCGGTTTGGAATTTGACAGTAAAGATGGCCCGGCGTTGATGGAGTTTACGCTGGCCGAATTGGACAAGGCCCGTTTGGTGCCACAGGTGGATTTTAGGAGTCGCAAAGCATGA
- the scpB gene encoding SMC-Scp complex subunit ScpB, which produces MNTDEAKRVLETALLCAREPMSIHGMKKLFAEVDAQGRQVGAGVGADTIKILLEELRQDWDGRGIEIVSLASGWRFQSRPEMKPYLDRLSPEKPPKYSRATLETLAIIAYRQPVTRGDIEEIRGVAVNSQTIKMLEDRGWIDVVGHREVVGRPALLGTTRQFLDDLGLAALSQLPPLQPLAEGPDSRSLEALEAALNDNFDKVDASASADEPDLATSPVEVPIRDTLDDGIAEAGQHNKDTNDEPN; this is translated from the coding sequence ATGAATACTGACGAGGCCAAGAGAGTCCTCGAAACCGCCTTGCTATGCGCCCGCGAGCCGATGTCGATCCACGGCATGAAGAAGCTCTTCGCCGAGGTCGACGCGCAAGGACGGCAGGTTGGCGCCGGCGTCGGCGCCGATACGATCAAGATCTTGCTGGAAGAACTGCGCCAGGACTGGGATGGGCGCGGCATCGAGATCGTCAGCCTGGCGTCGGGCTGGCGGTTCCAGAGCCGTCCCGAGATGAAGCCCTACCTCGACCGCCTGTCGCCCGAAAAGCCGCCCAAGTACTCGCGAGCGACGCTGGAAACGCTGGCGATCATCGCCTACCGCCAGCCGGTCACGCGCGGCGACATCGAAGAGATCCGTGGCGTCGCGGTCAATTCGCAGACCATCAAGATGCTGGAAGACCGCGGCTGGATCGACGTCGTCGGCCACCGCGAAGTGGTGGGGCGGCCGGCGCTGCTGGGCACCACACGCCAGTTCCTGGATGACCTGGGCCTAGCGGCGCTGTCCCAGTTGCCGCCGCTGCAGCCGCTGGCCGAAGGCCCGGACAGCCGCAGCCTGGAAGCCCTCGAGGCGGCATTGAATGACAATTTTGACAAGGTGGATGCTTCCGCATCTGCCGACGAACCAGATTTAGCTACTTCACCCGTTGAAGTTCCGATCCGCGACACGCTTGATGACGGGATTGCCGAGGCGGGTCAGCACAATAAAGACACGAACGATGAACCCAACTGA
- the rluB gene encoding 23S rRNA pseudouridine(2605) synthase RluB, with translation MNPTEQNETKPVDAGEPAAAKPKRTRKAAAVADTAPVEAVVADAPAKPKRTRKAAVAAEPVAAEPAAPAPALDAPAPKARKPRATKAAKEESAAAPAAEAPAAVEAAPAQEARKPRGPRQMREKRAEREALQQAAAPAVAEQAAPAPEVAPEGAQEGKQEGKQEGKQEARGRGQHKQGKRGQQSGRPTEGGRPTEGGRPAKQIGRGGKQQPQGRGGKQQPGNEADNVFSFVTSSDFDANDGARGNASAKPVRRDLTADDDAPKLHKVLAEAGLGSRRDMEELIVAGRVSVNGEPAHIGQRILPTDAVRINGKLIQRRVSSKPPRVLVYHKPAGEIVSHDDPEGRPSVFDRLPTMKAGKWLAVGRLDFNTEGLLLFTTSGDLANRLMHPRYNIDREYAVRTLGELEEGMRQKLLSGVELDDGKAAFSKIQNGGGEGINRWYRVVIGEGRNREVRRMFEAVGLTVSRLIRTRYGAMTLPTGLKRGRWEELEENDVRALMTAFGVEKKGAAPEKHVKGGHKGKGPRPEGMRADGNRGAERNNDRSDGNRIDRADANRNVDPFGPPVARVGSTRGQGILNGPVPSGKPVGGRQGGFGGQGGGKGRGASAGGGKGAGNSSRPRQPDPLQTTFGFAGTGGGGRRGGQGPRGSEHGLPRRGRRG, from the coding sequence ATGAACCCAACTGAACAAAACGAGACCAAGCCTGTGGACGCAGGCGAGCCAGCAGCAGCCAAGCCGAAGCGTACGCGCAAGGCGGCTGCCGTTGCCGACACCGCGCCGGTCGAGGCCGTCGTGGCCGACGCGCCGGCCAAGCCGAAGCGCACCCGCAAGGCGGCCGTCGCCGCCGAGCCGGTGGCCGCCGAGCCGGCCGCGCCTGCGCCAGCCCTTGACGCGCCTGCGCCCAAGGCCCGCAAGCCGCGCGCCACCAAGGCCGCGAAAGAAGAGTCGGCCGCAGCGCCGGCCGCCGAGGCGCCGGCCGCGGTCGAAGCCGCTCCAGCCCAGGAGGCGCGCAAGCCGCGCGGCCCGCGCCAGATGCGCGAAAAGCGCGCCGAACGCGAAGCCTTGCAGCAGGCCGCCGCGCCGGCTGTCGCCGAGCAAGCCGCTCCGGCGCCCGAGGTCGCGCCGGAAGGCGCCCAGGAGGGCAAGCAAGAGGGCAAGCAAGAGGGCAAGCAAGAAGCGCGCGGCCGCGGCCAGCACAAGCAGGGCAAGCGCGGCCAGCAGAGCGGCCGTCCGACCGAAGGCGGGCGTCCGACCGAAGGCGGACGTCCGGCCAAGCAGATCGGCCGCGGCGGCAAGCAGCAGCCGCAGGGCAGGGGCGGCAAGCAGCAGCCGGGCAACGAAGCCGACAATGTGTTCTCCTTCGTGACGTCGAGCGACTTCGACGCCAACGACGGCGCGCGCGGCAACGCGTCGGCGAAACCGGTGCGCCGCGACCTGACCGCCGACGACGATGCGCCGAAGCTGCACAAGGTGCTGGCCGAGGCCGGCCTGGGTTCGCGCCGCGACATGGAAGAGCTGATCGTCGCCGGCCGCGTCTCGGTCAATGGCGAGCCGGCCCATATCGGCCAGCGCATCCTGCCGACCGACGCGGTCCGCATCAATGGCAAGCTGATCCAGCGCCGCGTGAGCAGCAAGCCGCCGCGCGTGCTGGTCTATCACAAGCCGGCCGGCGAGATCGTCAGCCATGACGATCCGGAAGGCCGTCCATCGGTGTTCGACCGCCTGCCGACGATGAAGGCCGGCAAGTGGCTGGCTGTGGGCCGTCTCGACTTCAATACCGAAGGCCTGCTGCTGTTTACGACCTCGGGTGACCTGGCCAACCGGCTGATGCACCCGCGTTACAACATCGACCGCGAATACGCGGTGCGCACCCTGGGTGAGCTCGAAGAAGGCATGCGCCAGAAGCTGCTGTCCGGCGTGGAGCTGGACGACGGCAAGGCCGCGTTCTCGAAGATCCAGAACGGCGGCGGCGAAGGCATCAACCGCTGGTACCGCGTGGTGATCGGCGAGGGCCGCAACCGCGAGGTGCGCCGCATGTTCGAGGCGGTCGGCCTGACCGTTTCGCGCCTGATCCGTACCCGCTACGGCGCCATGACCCTGCCGACCGGCCTCAAGCGCGGCCGCTGGGAGGAGCTGGAAGAAAACGACGTGCGCGCCCTGATGACGGCCTTCGGCGTCGAGAAGAAGGGCGCTGCCCCCGAAAAGCACGTTAAGGGCGGCCACAAGGGCAAGGGCCCGCGTCCCGAGGGCATGCGTGCCGACGGTAACCGTGGCGCCGAGCGCAACAACGATCGCAGCGACGGCAATCGCATCGACCGCGCCGACGCCAACCGCAATGTCGATCCCTTCGGTCCGCCGGTGGCGCGGGTTGGCAGCACCCGTGGCCAGGGCATCCTCAACGGTCCAGTGCCGAGCGGCAAGCCGGTCGGCGGTCGCCAGGGCGGCTTCGGTGGCCAGGGCGGCGGCAAGGGCCGTGGCGCCAGTGCGGGCGGCGGCAAAGGCGCTGGCAACAGCAGCCGTCCGCGCCAGCCGGATCCGCTGCAGACCACCTTCGGCTTCGCCGGCACCGGTGGTGGCGGGCGTCGCGGCGGGCAGGGGCCGCGCGGCTCGGAACACGGCCTGCCACGCCGCGGTCGTCGCGGCTGA